The proteins below come from a single Parageobacillus thermoglucosidasius genomic window:
- a CDS encoding ribonucleoside-diphosphate reductase subunit alpha, which translates to MKLNTKTTIITLENGQTEPFSRERLISFIRNITKDYPHLQTDDYMERIIRIIESKDTLSTEQITNYLILEGLSYISETEPEWTFVCARIYLQKLYKEAAKQRGYEAKQRYGSLYALITALVSKGVYSSSLLNDYSKEEIDELEKLIDPDKDKLFTYIGLRTLADRYLARDYHRNLYELPQERFLIIAMTLMAKEPKHRRFALIQEAYWALSNLYMTVATPTLANAGKSYGQLSSCFIDTVDDSLQGIYDSNTDIANLSKSGGGIGVYLGKIRSRGSDIKGFKGVSSGVIPWMKQLNNTAVSVDQLGQRKGAISVYLDVWHKDIFAFLDAKLNNGDERMRTHDLFTGVCIPDLFMEQVEKRGDWYLFDPHEVRKVMGFSLEDFYDEEKGRGSFREKYWQCVQEERLSKEKVPAIEIMKSIMRSQLESGTPFMFYRDEVNRKNPNAHLGMIYCSNLCTEIAQNQSPTIVEKQYTKDGKIIIEKIPGDFVVCNLSSINLARAVTDDVLERLIPIQMRMLDNVIDLNHIPVLQAQLTNQKYRSVGLGTFGWHHLLALKGIRWESAEAVEYADKLYEKIAYLAIRSSMELAKEKGSYPAFPGSDWQTGAYFEKRGYRHNDNADWDTLKKQVAKYGMRNGYLMAIAPNASTSIIAGSTASIDPIFLKVYAEEKKDYKIPVTVPDLNAETTWYYKSAYHIDQHWSIKQNTVRQRHIDQAISFNFYVMNTIKAKELLDLHLTAWKAGLKTTYYVRSTSSIIDECESCAS; encoded by the coding sequence ATGAAATTGAATACAAAAACCACCATTATTACGCTAGAAAACGGGCAAACTGAACCGTTTTCTCGCGAACGTCTTATTTCATTTATCCGCAATATAACAAAAGACTATCCGCATCTACAGACCGACGACTATATGGAGCGCATCATCCGCATTATCGAAAGCAAAGATACGCTTTCTACGGAACAAATCACGAATTACTTAATCCTTGAAGGCCTTTCCTATATTAGTGAAACAGAACCAGAATGGACGTTTGTCTGTGCCCGCATCTATTTACAAAAGTTATACAAAGAAGCGGCCAAACAACGCGGATATGAGGCAAAACAACGCTACGGCAGCTTGTATGCATTAATAACAGCACTTGTTTCTAAAGGTGTGTACAGTTCCTCTCTTTTGAATGATTACTCAAAAGAGGAAATCGATGAACTGGAAAAGCTCATTGATCCGGATAAAGATAAGCTGTTTACATATATCGGGCTTCGCACACTTGCGGACCGTTACCTTGCCCGCGACTACCATCGCAACTTATACGAGCTGCCGCAGGAACGCTTCCTTATCATCGCAATGACATTAATGGCAAAAGAGCCGAAACATCGCCGTTTTGCCCTCATCCAGGAAGCGTACTGGGCATTAAGCAACTTGTACATGACCGTCGCTACCCCGACGCTAGCAAATGCCGGAAAAAGTTACGGACAACTGTCAAGCTGCTTTATCGACACTGTCGATGACAGCTTGCAAGGGATTTACGACAGCAACACCGACATCGCCAACCTTTCCAAATCCGGCGGGGGAATCGGCGTCTATCTCGGCAAAATCAGAAGCCGTGGCAGCGACATTAAAGGCTTTAAAGGTGTGTCGTCCGGCGTTATTCCATGGATGAAGCAACTCAATAACACCGCTGTCAGCGTTGACCAATTAGGGCAGCGAAAAGGAGCGATTTCCGTCTATTTAGACGTTTGGCACAAAGACATTTTTGCTTTTTTGGATGCGAAATTAAACAACGGCGATGAGCGGATGCGAACGCACGATTTATTTACTGGCGTCTGCATTCCTGATTTATTCATGGAGCAAGTCGAAAAGCGCGGCGACTGGTATTTGTTTGACCCGCATGAAGTTCGCAAAGTGATGGGATTTAGTTTGGAAGATTTTTATGATGAGGAAAAAGGAAGAGGAAGCTTTCGTGAAAAATATTGGCAATGCGTTCAAGAAGAGCGCCTTTCGAAAGAAAAAGTGCCAGCAATTGAAATCATGAAAAGCATTATGCGCAGCCAATTAGAATCGGGCACACCGTTTATGTTTTACCGGGATGAAGTGAACCGAAAAAATCCGAACGCCCATCTCGGCATGATTTATTGCAGCAATCTTTGTACAGAAATCGCGCAAAACCAAAGCCCGACCATCGTTGAAAAACAATATACGAAAGACGGAAAGATCATCATTGAAAAAATCCCGGGCGATTTTGTCGTTTGCAATTTGTCTTCCATCAATCTTGCCCGCGCTGTTACTGACGATGTACTCGAACGGCTTATCCCGATTCAAATGCGCATGCTCGATAATGTGATTGACTTAAATCATATCCCAGTATTACAAGCGCAGCTTACCAATCAAAAATACCGCTCCGTAGGGCTTGGCACGTTTGGCTGGCATCATTTACTTGCGTTAAAAGGAATTCGCTGGGAATCGGCTGAAGCGGTGGAATACGCGGACAAGCTGTATGAAAAAATTGCTTACTTGGCCATCCGATCTAGCATGGAGCTCGCAAAGGAAAAAGGAAGCTATCCGGCATTTCCAGGTTCCGACTGGCAGACGGGCGCTTATTTTGAGAAACGCGGGTACCGCCACAATGACAATGCCGACTGGGACACGCTGAAAAAGCAAGTTGCTAAATATGGCATGCGCAACGGCTATTTGATGGCAATTGCGCCAAATGCTTCAACATCCATTATCGCCGGAAGCACCGCCAGCATCGACCCAATCTTTTTAAAAGTGTACGCAGAAGAAAAGAAAGATTACAAAATTCCAGTTACGGTGCCTGATCTTAATGCCGAAACAACGTGGTATTATAAATCGGCGTACCATATCGATCAGCACTGGAGCATAAAACAAAACACGGTGCGCCAACGCCATATCGACCAAGCGATTTCATTTAATTTCTATGTCATGAATACGATCAAAGCAAAAGAGCTGTTGGATCTTCATCTTACCGCATGGAAGGCAGGATTAAAAACAACGTATTACGTCCGCTCAACTTCCAGCATTATCGATGAATGTGAATCATGCGCAAGTTAA
- a CDS encoding carbon starvation CstA family protein, whose product MKGLKSILLWGLVSALGAVGFAIIALSRGETVNAIWLIVAAVCTYAVAYRFYSKFIARKVFELDDNRKTPAEVFNDGKDYVPTNKWVLFGHHFAAIAGAGPLVGPILAAQMGYLPGTLWIIIGVVLGGAVQDFIILFASMRRNGKSLGEMVKEEIGPVTGFIASLGILGIMIILLAVLALVVVKALVGSPWGMFTIAATIPIAILMGIYMRFIRPGRVAEASLIGFVLLIVSLVAGQHVAEHPTLAEIFTLKGETIAILMIIYGFVASALPVWLLLAPRDYLSTFLKIGTIVGLALGILVVAPDLQMPALTKFVDGTGPVFAGDLFPFLFITIACGAVSGFHALVSSGTTPKMIEIESHARPIGYGAMLMESFVAVMALIAACVLTPGTYFAINSPAAVIGQDVVQAAKVVSSWGFTVTPDMLTELAKDVGEQTILSRTGGAPTLAIGMAVILSNVIGGKALMAFWYHFAILFEALFILTTIDAGTRVGRFMIQDILGHFYKPLGKTDSLVSNIIATTLCVLAWGYFLYQGVVDPLGGINTLWPLFGIANQMLAGIALLFGTTVLFKMGKKAYVWVTLIPTTWLLVVTMTAGFQKLFHSDPKVGFLSHAKMFKNELNQGNILAPATNEAQMRQIIMNDYIDATLCAIFMLVVIAMLISCINMWVKVLQNKHVPLKESPYIPRDGGNEVKHYA is encoded by the coding sequence GTGAAAGGATTAAAATCAATCTTGCTTTGGGGGCTTGTTTCTGCACTCGGGGCAGTAGGATTTGCAATCATCGCATTAAGCCGTGGCGAGACGGTGAATGCGATTTGGCTAATTGTCGCTGCTGTATGCACATATGCCGTAGCGTATCGCTTTTATAGTAAATTTATTGCCCGAAAAGTGTTTGAACTTGACGACAACCGCAAAACGCCTGCAGAAGTGTTTAATGATGGAAAAGATTATGTGCCGACAAACAAATGGGTTTTATTCGGCCATCACTTTGCGGCAATCGCCGGCGCCGGGCCGCTTGTCGGACCGATTTTAGCGGCGCAAATGGGATATTTGCCGGGAACGCTTTGGATTATTATTGGCGTTGTTTTAGGAGGAGCGGTCCAAGATTTTATTATTTTATTCGCATCGATGCGGCGCAACGGTAAATCGCTTGGCGAAATGGTGAAGGAAGAAATTGGCCCGGTTACAGGATTTATTGCTTCTCTTGGCATTTTAGGAATCATGATTATTTTATTAGCTGTTTTAGCGTTGGTTGTAGTGAAAGCGCTTGTAGGAAGCCCGTGGGGAATGTTTACGATTGCCGCAACGATTCCGATTGCGATTTTGATGGGAATTTATATGCGCTTTATTCGTCCCGGGCGCGTTGCGGAAGCATCTTTAATCGGGTTTGTGCTCCTGATTGTTTCTTTAGTTGCTGGCCAGCATGTCGCTGAACATCCGACGCTGGCGGAAATATTTACATTAAAAGGCGAAACGATTGCGATTTTGATGATTATTTACGGGTTTGTCGCTTCGGCACTGCCGGTATGGCTATTGCTCGCGCCGCGCGACTATTTGAGCACGTTTTTAAAAATCGGAACGATTGTTGGTTTAGCATTAGGAATTTTAGTAGTTGCTCCTGATTTGCAAATGCCAGCGCTGACGAAATTTGTCGATGGTACTGGCCCGGTGTTTGCTGGTGACTTATTCCCGTTTCTGTTTATAACGATTGCCTGCGGCGCGGTGTCAGGATTCCATGCGCTTGTTTCATCTGGCACAACTCCGAAAATGATTGAAATAGAAAGCCACGCTCGTCCAATCGGGTATGGAGCAATGCTAATGGAATCGTTCGTAGCGGTTATGGCGCTTATCGCTGCGTGTGTGTTAACTCCTGGAACATATTTTGCGATTAACAGCCCGGCTGCGGTGATTGGGCAAGATGTGGTGCAAGCGGCAAAAGTCGTGTCTTCGTGGGGATTCACTGTGACGCCTGACATGCTTACAGAACTTGCTAAAGATGTCGGCGAGCAAACGATTTTATCGCGGACTGGCGGAGCGCCGACATTGGCGATCGGAATGGCTGTCATTCTTTCCAATGTGATCGGCGGAAAAGCATTAATGGCGTTTTGGTATCATTTTGCGATTTTGTTTGAAGCGCTCTTTATTTTAACGACAATTGACGCAGGTACGCGCGTTGGGCGCTTTATGATTCAAGATATTCTCGGCCATTTCTATAAGCCGCTTGGAAAAACAGATTCGTTAGTTTCTAATATTATTGCGACAACATTATGTGTATTGGCTTGGGGGTATTTCTTATATCAAGGGGTAGTCGACCCTCTTGGCGGCATTAATACGTTGTGGCCGCTTTTCGGCATTGCCAACCAAATGCTCGCGGGAATTGCGTTATTATTCGGTACGACGGTGCTGTTCAAAATGGGCAAAAAAGCTTATGTTTGGGTGACGTTGATTCCAACGACATGGCTTTTAGTCGTAACAATGACGGCCGGGTTCCAAAAGCTGTTCCACAGCGATCCGAAAGTCGGTTTTCTGTCCCATGCCAAAATGTTTAAAAATGAATTAAATCAAGGAAACATATTGGCACCGGCAACCAATGAAGCGCAAATGCGGCAAATTATTATGAACGACTATATTGATGCAACACTATGCGCCATTTTCATGCTTGTCGTGATCGCGATGTTGATTTCATGCATCAATATGTGGGTGAAAGTATTGCAAAATAAACACGTGCCGTTAAAAGAATCTCCTTACATTCCAAGAGACGGAGGAAATGAGGTTAAACATTATGCGTAA
- a CDS encoding YbdD/YjiX family protein: MRKWVQTILAYRKQFLDLLVGVPNYEKYVEHMKTHHPGEPIKSRKEFFCEVQEARYNGKGGKVSRCC; this comes from the coding sequence ATGCGTAAGTGGGTTCAAACGATATTGGCTTATCGTAAGCAGTTTCTTGATTTGCTTGTCGGAGTTCCGAATTACGAGAAATATGTTGAGCATATGAAAACACACCATCCGGGAGAGCCGATCAAATCAAGAAAAGAGTTTTTCTGCGAAGTGCAGGAAGCGCGTTATAACGGCAAAGGCGGAAAAGTGTCACGGTGTTGCTAA